The Niallia circulans nucleotide sequence GAAGCATGGCTATGAACATCATATTGATTTAATGACCCGTCATCTCAAACAGGTTGTTGCGATAACAAACAAGCTTGGGTTAAAACCAATGATCTGGAGCGATATGTATTATCCCTTGTTTGCTGACAACAGCCCGTATATGGATGAGGATGGCAACATTCGGAAAGATATTCTAAGGGATATTCCTGACGTGGAGTATGTTTATTGGAATTATTACCGCAAAGAACAGGAAGTGTATGAAGAGGATATTTACAAGCATAAGCTGCTTGGCGCAAAGCCAATTTTTGCGGGAGGGGCATGGACTTGGAACGGACTTGCGCCAAACTACGGCAAGGCGATTGTTACAACAAATGCAGCACTTCCTGCCTGTAAAAAGGAAGGGATTGATGAAATCTTTGTGACATTATGGGGTGATAACGGAGCAGAAACACCAATTTCAACCGCTTATCCAATGCTGCAACTATTTGCCGAGCACACTTACTGCAAGGATGTGACGATGGATGAAGTAGCAGAGCGTTTCGCCTTTTGCGGTGCAGGAGATTTTGAGGATTTTATGAATTTGAAATTATTAGATGAAACACCTGGTGTTATGGAAGATAACTTGAATTGCTCGATGACATCAAAAGTGCTGCTTTATCAAGATATTTTAATAGGTTTATACGATGAGAATATTCGTAGTCTATCTCTTGGAAAGCACTATCAGCGCGTTATGGAAATGCTCAATAAAGGCAAACAGAAGAACCCGAACTGGGAAGCTTTATTTGATTTTTATGAACAGCTTGCTGCGGTTTTAGCGGACAAAGCCGAAATCGGTATTCAAGTGAAGGCTGCATATGAACATAAAGATTATGAAGAGATGAAGGCACTTCTGCTTATCTTGGATAAAATAAGTGCGAATGTTGACCTGTTAAGACAAAAGCATCGCAGTCTTTGGTTTCAGGCAAACAAGCCATTTGGCTGGGAAGTAATAGATGTTCGTTATGGCGGTGTTTTGGCTCGAATCGCTTCCGCTAAATTCCGATTGCAGGAGTGGATTAATGGGCGGATTTCTTTCATAGAGGAGTTAGAGGAAGTAAGAATGACTCATGAAGGGCCATGGGAAATGGCTGATGGGATAGTCGGCGGCAATGTTTATCATCGTATCGTCACTGCCGGCAGCTTTTCCATTTAATCTTGTTATGTAGGGGTGAAAAATATGTTTTTAGTAGAAAGAAAGTTTGAAGAGCGCATAAAAGAACTGGCAGGTTACCGCTATCGAGACTTTACAGAAATCTCTTCATTTCACATACAGGAGGATGATGGGGAAATCGGTGCTTATCCGCCAACAAGCTATAATAGTCAAAAAAAGATGAATATCGGTGACTATTGGCAAGGACGCGATCGTTATCTTTGGCTTCATGCAGAGATTGATACTCATCTGCCATTTGCCGATCAACAGGTCGCAGGTCTGTTTTCATTTGGAAAAACTGGCGGCGGAAATAACTCCGGCTTTGAATCTTTGTTATTTGTTAATGGCAAGCCTTATCAAGGTGTTGATTCCAATCATGAAGAGGTTCTTTTCGATGAAGAGACAGCAAAAGAACCGATTATGTTAGATTTCCGGCTTTGGTCAGGGCTTGAAGGTGGAGGCGTTCCTGTTCAAAATGAATTTAAGCTCGAAAATGCTGCGATTGGCTGGCTAGATCGCCGTGTAGATAACTTATATTACACACTTCTAGCGGCATTTGAGGTGCTAACAGAAACAAGTGAATCAGATTCGGCTTATACTATCTTAAAAAAATTGATTTCTGATGCACTTAAGCAAATTGATTGGACAGAGCCAGGCAGCAATGAGTTTTACCAGTCTTGTTATGCGGCAGACGAAAGTGTTACTGAGGCGCTGCAATCTATAGATAAAACTTCTGATATCACCATTCATACTGTCGGTCATACCCATATTGATGTAGCATGGCTTTGGCGTTTAAAGAATACGAGGGAGAAATCTGCTCGTTCGTTTTCAACGGTATTGCATTTGATGAAGCAGTTTCCTGATTACTTATTCCTGCAAACACAGCCACAGCTCTATGACTATCTAAAATGCGATTATCCTGATATTTACGCTCAAATTAAAGAAAGAGTTACAGATGGCAAATGGGAAGCAGGCGGGGCGATGTGGCTGGAGGCGGATTGTAATATTCCGAGCGGAGAATCGCTTGTCCGCCAAATCCTCCACGGCAAAAATTATTTCAAAGAAGAGTTTGGTGTTGACTGTGAATACTTATGGCTGCCAGATGTGTTTGGCTATAGCTGGGCATTGCCGCAGATTTTGATAAAATCGGGCATCAAAACAATGATGACGACGAAAATCAGCTGGAACCAATATAACCGCATGCCTCATGATACCTTTTATTGGAAAGGCATGGATGGCACGGAAATCTTAACCCATTTCATTACTACACCAGAGCCGTGGAATTCTGCCGATTCATGGTTCTATACCTATAATGGCTTTATAACAGCGAAAACAGTAAGTGGTGCTTGGAAAGGGTACCGAGACAAGGAGTTATCAAAGGATTTGCTGCTTTCCTATGGCTATGGTGATGGCGGTGGCGGCGTTAATCGTCATATGCTTGAAATGCGCCGGCGTTTTGATAAGCTGCCAGGTATGCCGAACGTGAAAACATCCACAGCAGGAGAATTTTTTGAAAAGCTGCACCAAAATGTAGCGGAAGCGGATGGCTATATTCATAAATGGGATGGTGAGCTATACC carries:
- a CDS encoding beta-N-acetylhexosaminidase, with amino-acid sequence MELFLKGDTANVAAGLECMAKRLKVELTANGYPIDVKQQRGPLRVVNKSGVGVITFEKPIHFFRALGLWLENYQKSKEFDKQETPQFKMSGVMLDASRNAVPTVNEVKKLLEHMALIGLDTLMLYTEDTYEVKEYPYFGYMRGRYTRNELKECDLYAEMLGIDMIPCIQTLGHMREAIKWNYASTIKDTDDILLVDEPSTYQFLENCLKAVSEPFRTNRIHIGMDETFQLGLGKFLEKHGYEHHIDLMTRHLKQVVAITNKLGLKPMIWSDMYYPLFADNSPYMDEDGNIRKDILRDIPDVEYVYWNYYRKEQEVYEEDIYKHKLLGAKPIFAGGAWTWNGLAPNYGKAIVTTNAALPACKKEGIDEIFVTLWGDNGAETPISTAYPMLQLFAEHTYCKDVTMDEVAERFAFCGAGDFEDFMNLKLLDETPGVMEDNLNCSMTSKVLLYQDILIGLYDENIRSLSLGKHYQRVMEMLNKGKQKNPNWEALFDFYEQLAAVLADKAEIGIQVKAAYEHKDYEEMKALLLILDKISANVDLLRQKHRSLWFQANKPFGWEVIDVRYGGVLARIASAKFRLQEWINGRISFIEELEEVRMTHEGPWEMADGIVGGNVYHRIVTAGSFSI